The Paramisgurnus dabryanus chromosome 6, PD_genome_1.1, whole genome shotgun sequence genome has a window encoding:
- the LOC135764616 gene encoding retinol dehydrogenase 12 translates to MANIYTLRELFCTQWSSSVRLDGKTVIITGANTGIGKETTRDLAKRGARIIMACRDINKAESAQKEIIEESGNQNIVIRKLDLSDTKSIREFAVVINSEERTLHILINNAGVMMCPYSKTADGFEMQFGVNHLGHFLLTHLLIDLLKRSAPSRIINLSSMAHSWGTIRLDDINSERYYHSRRAYGQSKLASILFTRSLAKKLKDTGVTVYAVHPGIVRTELKRHMNLGLLIMWKIVRPFTKTPVQGAQTTIYCAVEPELDGESGGYYSNCGSSRCTRAARDDEMAEKLWELSCRMLGILWD, encoded by the exons ATGGCCAACATTTATACTCTGAG AGAGCTCTTCTGTACCCAGTGGTCATCTAGCGTACGACTTGATGGTAAAACAGTCATTATCACAGGAGCAAATACTGGTATTGGCAAAGAAACCACAAGAGACCTCGCAAAGCGTG GTGCCAGGATAATCATGGCCTGCAGAGATATAAACAAAGCAGAGTCTGCACAAAAAGAGATAATTGAAGAGTCTGGAAATCAAAACATAGTTATCAGAAAACTGGATTTATCCGACACAAAGTCTATCAGAGAATTTGCTGTAGTTATAAACAGCG AGGAGAGAACGCTTCACATTCTCATTAACAATGCTGGAGTCATGATGTGTCCCTACTCTAAAACAGCAGATGGCTTTGAGATGCAGTTTGGTGTCAACCACTTAG GTCACTTTCTCCTAACCCACCTGCTGATTGATCTGCTGAAGAGATCTGCTCCCTCCAGAATTATTAACCTGTCCTCAATGGCACATAGCTGGGGAACAATAAGACTTGATGATATCAATAGTGAGAGATATTATCACAGCAGAAGGGCATACGGTCAGAGTAAACTTGCCAGCATTCTCTTCACTCGCTCTTTGGCTAAAAAACTCAAGG ACACTGGTGTGACAGTGTATGCCGTTCACCCAGGAATCGTGCGAACGGAACTTAAAAGGCACATGAATCTTGGACTTCTTATCATGTGGAAAATTGTCAGACCTTTCACAAAGACCCCAGTGCAGGGAGCACAAACCACTATCTACTGTGCAGTTGAACCAGAATTAGACGGAGAAAGCGGTGGTTATTATAG TAACTGTGGATCTTCAAGATGCACCAGAGCTGCTAGAGATGATGAAATGGCGGAGAAACTTTGGGAGCTAAGCTGCAGGATGCTGGGAATACTCTGGGATTGA
- the LOC135766912 gene encoding probable G-protein coupled receptor 141, whose translation MEPAVEPAPPSFEYGYVPEVGNNSNTSSTGHLPQDYRFALLVIYALILLGGTLNVVIMSCMLQSRRRLSFTNVSVINLILVHSLFLLTVPFRIFYYASNTWSLGLHFCKIVSVMIHAHMYLAFIFYVLLLIVRYIEHSRSKRLLDFHRVFHATVASAVVWLVIFGSMFPPTMLKYGLSASDSTQCFHFGEALKDSAVKILNYLICTTVLLVWTVLLFFQIYFLLYVGKKYGTRDRQEFWVELKNAVFLMVMFFCFVPYQVFRIYYVSKDVSSDSEIQNKNEIFLAFTAFSCFDMIVFAGRDLYKNIMSKGCMH comes from the exons ATGGAGCCTGCAGTGGAGCCCGCCCCTCCATCATTTGAATATGGATATG TGCCAGAAGTTGGAAACAATAGCAACACGAGCTCCACAGGACATCTGCCACAAGACTACAGATTTGCTCTTTTGGTCATATATGCATTAATATTGCTGGGTGGGACTTTAAATGTTGTAATTATGTCCTGTATGTTACAGTCCCGAAGACGGCTCTCTTTCACCAATGTGTCAGTGATCAACCTTATACTTGTGCACTCTTTATTTCTTCTCACGGTGCCGTTTCGTATTTTCTACTATGCTTCCAATACCTGGAGCCTGGGCCTACATTTCTGCAAAATTGTCAGTGTTATGATCCATGCTCATATGTATCTTGCATTTATCTTTTATGTCTTACTTCTCATTGTGCGTTACATAGAGCACTCGCGTTCGAAGCGCCTACTAGATTTCCACCGCGTTTTTCACGCCACAGTCGCGAGCGCAGTTGTCTGGCTTGTCATTTTTGGCTCTATGTTCCCCCCAACTATGCTTAAGTATGGACTATCTGCCAGCGATTCAACTCAGTGTTTTCATTTTGGTGAGGCTCTTAAAGATTCTGCTGTGAAGATCTTAAACTATCTTATCTGCACAACAGTTTTGCTTGTCTGGACTGTGCTGCtgttttttcagatttattttctGCTCTATGTGGGTAAGAAATATGGCACACGTGACCGTCAAGAATTTTGGGTAGAActgaaaaatgctgtttttctgATGGTAATGTTCTTTTGTTTCGTGCCCTACCAAGTTTTTAGGATTTATTATGTTAGTAAAGACGTGAGTTCTGATTCTGAAATTCagaataaaaatgaaatatttctTGCTTTCACTGCTTTCAGCTGCTTTGATATGATTGTTTTCGCTGGAAGggatttatataaaaatattatgtcaaaggGATGCATGCATTAA
- the LOC135764604 gene encoding probable G-protein coupled receptor 141: MSEVENNSNTNSTDHLPKDYRSALLVIYALILLGGTLNVVLTSCMLQSQRRLSFTNVSVINLITVHSLFLFTVPFRIFYYASDTWTLGQPFCKIVSVMIHAHMYLAFIFYVFLLIVRYVENFSQQHSLNFHRVLHATVASTVVWLVIFGIMFPPTMVKYGLQTYGNDSTQCFNFGEALKDSAVKILNYLICTTVLLVWSVLLFYQIYFLLYVGKKYGTRDRQEFWVQMKNSVFLMVMFFCFVPYQVFRIYYVSKDVSSDSELQNINEIFLAFTAFSCFDMIVFAGRDLYKYIMSRGCMY, encoded by the exons A TGTCAGAAGTTGAAAACAACAGCAACACAAACTCCACCGACCATCTGCCAAAGGACTACAGATCTGCTCTTTTGGTCATATATGCATTAATATTGCTGGGTGGGACTCTAAATGTTGTACTTACGTCCTGTATGCTACAGTCCCAAAGACGACTCTCTTTCACCAATGTGTCAGTGATCAACCTAATAACCGTGCACTCTTTATTTCTTTTCACGGTGCCGTTTCGTATTTTTTACTATGCTTCTGATACATGGACCCTGGGCCAACCTTTCTGCAAAATTGTCAGTGTTATGATCCATGCTCATATGTATCTTGCATTTATCTTTTATGTCTTCCTTCTTATTGTGCGTTATGTGGAGAACTTTAGTCAGCAGCACTCGCTAAATTTCCACCGCGTTCTTCACGCCACAGTCGCGAGCACAGTTGTCTGGCTTGTCATTTTTGGCATTATGTTCCCCCCAACTATGGTTAAGTATGGACTACAAACATACGGCAACGATTCAACTCAGTGCTTTAATTTTGGTGAGGCTCTTAAAGATTCTGCTGTGAAGATCTTAAACTATCTTATCTGCACAACAGTTTTGCTGGTCTGGAGTGTGCTGttgttttatcagatttattttCTGCTCTATGTGGGTAAGAAATATGGCACACGTGACCGTCAAGAATTCTGGGTACAAATGAAAAATTCTGTTTTCCTGATGGTAATGTTCTTTTGTTTCGTGCCCTACCAAGTTTTTAGGATCTATTATGTTAGTAAAGACGTGAGTTCTGATTCTGAACTTCagaatataaatgaaatatttcTTGCTTTCACTGCTTTCAGCTGCTTTGATATGATTGTTTTCGCTGGAAGGgatttatataaatacattatgtCAAGGGGATGCATGTATTAA